In Thermosynechococcus sichuanensis E542, a single genomic region encodes these proteins:
- a CDS encoding BCD family MFS transporter, producing the protein MATRSAAAPPPLPLWVMFRLGLFQMGLGMMSILVLGVLNRILIKELAVPATLVTLTIAMHQFVSPVRVWFGQLSDAHPIGGYHRTGYVWGGALAFTLVTYAIVQVIWQVGQSLDQAGWSLVTQGWIGLLGLLFAAYGICVSSSSTPFAALLVDVSEEEDRGKLVGIVWSMLTVGIVVGAILSSVLLRQLELDTPIELLQQSVNRLFLVVLTVVFALAIASTWGVEAKYSRYHVRSRTCDNPENITLGRALKILTANSQTWRFFLFLVLMTLSLFIQEPILEPFGGEVFGMTIAETTRLNAYWGMGTLVGLSLTGFLIVPRLGKIRTTTYGCWGVALMFLLLIISGVTQQVWLFQLQLFLFGIAAGVTTTGALSLMLDLTAAETAGTFIGAWGLAQAIARGSATVVGGTALDIGRQLFGVPILAYGFVFCLPMLGMLAAVLLLKRVDVSQFRQQSQVAIAKVLAEDLE; encoded by the coding sequence ATGGCCACTCGTTCTGCCGCTGCACCCCCGCCGCTGCCCCTGTGGGTCATGTTTCGCTTGGGTCTCTTTCAGATGGGACTGGGCATGATGTCAATTCTGGTGTTGGGGGTGCTCAACCGCATCCTGATTAAGGAATTGGCGGTACCAGCCACACTGGTGACCCTGACGATCGCCATGCATCAATTTGTCTCACCGGTACGGGTGTGGTTTGGTCAACTCTCCGATGCCCATCCCATTGGGGGCTATCATCGCACGGGGTATGTTTGGGGTGGGGCTTTGGCCTTTACTTTGGTCACCTACGCCATCGTGCAAGTGATCTGGCAGGTGGGGCAAAGTTTAGATCAAGCGGGCTGGAGTCTGGTTACCCAAGGGTGGATTGGCCTGTTGGGATTGCTCTTTGCCGCCTACGGCATTTGTGTCAGTAGTAGCTCCACCCCCTTTGCGGCTCTGCTGGTGGATGTCTCCGAAGAGGAAGATCGGGGCAAATTGGTGGGGATTGTCTGGTCTATGTTGACCGTGGGCATTGTTGTCGGTGCCATTCTTAGCAGTGTGCTGCTGCGGCAGTTGGAGCTAGACACCCCGATTGAACTCCTACAACAAAGTGTCAATCGTCTCTTTTTAGTGGTCTTGACGGTGGTTTTCGCGCTAGCGATCGCCAGCACCTGGGGCGTTGAAGCCAAGTATTCCCGCTACCATGTGCGCAGTCGTACCTGTGACAACCCCGAAAACATTACCCTTGGTCGCGCCCTAAAAATTCTCACCGCCAACTCGCAAACGTGGCGCTTTTTTCTTTTCCTTGTCCTGATGACCCTGAGTTTGTTTATTCAGGAACCGATTCTCGAACCCTTTGGCGGCGAAGTCTTTGGCATGACCATTGCCGAAACCACCCGCTTGAATGCCTACTGGGGCATGGGCACCCTTGTGGGTTTAAGTCTCACGGGATTTTTGATTGTGCCCCGCCTCGGCAAGATCCGCACCACCACCTATGGCTGTTGGGGGGTGGCCTTGATGTTCTTGCTTCTGATCATCTCGGGTGTGACGCAGCAAGTGTGGCTCTTTCAGTTGCAACTCTTTCTCTTCGGCATTGCCGCCGGGGTAACGACCACAGGTGCCCTCAGCCTCATGCTGGACTTAACAGCGGCAGAAACAGCGGGGACATTTATTGGTGCTTGGGGCTTAGCGCAGGCCATTGCCCGGGGATCAGCGACTGTTGTCGGCGGCACCGCTCTTGATATTGGGCGTCAGTTGTTTGGCGTGCCGATCCTCGCCTATGGGTTTGTCTTTTGTCTGCCAATGCTGGGAATGCTGGCCGCTGTCTTGCTGCTGAAACGAGTGGATGTAAGCCAATTTCGCCAACAATCTCAGGTGGCGATCGCCAAAGTCTTGGCGGAGGACTTGGAATAA
- a CDS encoding MFS transporter has translation MGESLIFPILPFLVERFNFDALSLTLLFSAFAAAQFIAAPLLGALSDHWGRRPVLLICIAGTALSYILFAVATAPWLLFVSRIIDGLTGGVVSTAQAYIADTSAPADRAKNFGLTGAAFGIGFIFGPAIGGSLAAINLKLPIWFAAALALVNGVLAYFILPESLPAAQRSPLTLKSFALQQQWLALFNQRTLQALLMAFFIFNFAFAGFTSIFVLFLKRQLSWGPAQAGIIFVIIGVVSTIVQAGLIRSLIPRFGEQRLSWGGLLLVALALLGIAAVPSVGSFSVPLLYGCVVGLAFGVGIMLPSLRGVISNRVRDQDQGKIIGASQSLQSVAGIAGPAWAGWVFDRWGGVAPAWQSSVMMAIALGFLALGLGKPKDATPSTL, from the coding sequence TTGGGTGAGAGTCTCATTTTCCCCATTTTGCCCTTCCTCGTGGAGCGATTTAACTTTGATGCGTTGAGCCTGACACTGTTATTTTCTGCCTTTGCCGCTGCGCAATTTATTGCTGCTCCCCTCCTGGGTGCTCTCTCGGATCACTGGGGGCGTCGCCCAGTGTTGCTGATTTGCATTGCCGGCACTGCTCTTTCCTACATCCTTTTTGCTGTGGCGACGGCACCTTGGCTGCTTTTTGTTTCGCGAATTATTGACGGCCTTACGGGGGGGGTGGTTTCAACGGCTCAGGCCTATATTGCCGACACCTCAGCGCCAGCGGATCGAGCAAAGAACTTTGGTTTAACGGGGGCGGCCTTTGGGATTGGCTTCATCTTTGGGCCGGCCATTGGCGGTAGTCTAGCAGCCATTAATCTCAAGTTACCGATTTGGTTTGCCGCCGCCTTGGCACTGGTCAATGGAGTTTTGGCCTACTTCATCTTGCCGGAGTCCTTGCCCGCAGCCCAGCGATCGCCCCTGACCCTCAAGAGCTTTGCTTTGCAGCAGCAGTGGTTGGCGCTATTCAATCAACGTACCCTCCAGGCCTTACTCATGGCCTTTTTTATCTTCAACTTTGCCTTTGCTGGCTTTACCAGTATCTTCGTCCTTTTCTTGAAGCGGCAATTGAGCTGGGGACCTGCCCAAGCGGGAATCATTTTTGTGATAATTGGCGTGGTGAGTACGATTGTGCAGGCGGGCTTGATTCGCTCGTTAATTCCTCGCTTTGGTGAGCAGCGGTTGAGCTGGGGGGGACTTCTCCTCGTGGCCTTGGCTTTGTTGGGGATTGCCGCTGTCCCCAGTGTGGGTAGCTTCAGTGTGCCGCTCCTGTATGGTTGTGTCGTCGGCTTGGCCTTTGGCGTGGGGATTATGTTGCCCTCCCTGCGGGGGGTGATCTCCAATCGCGTGCGGGATCAGGATCAGGGGAAAATTATTGGCGCTAGCCAATCGCTGCAAAGTGTGGCCGGCATTGCTGGCCCAGCATGGGCAGGATGGGTCTTTGATCGCTGGGGGGGGGTGGCACCCGCTTGGCAAAGTAGTGTGATGATGGCGATCGCCCTTGGCTTTTTGGCGCTGGGATTGGGCAAGCCCAAGGATGCGACCCCTAGCACTCTCTAA
- a CDS encoding DUF29 domain-containing protein produces the protein MKQQYDQDYSAWIAETVALLREGRWQELDLPHLIAEVEDLGKSERRAINSQLTRLLLHLLKWQYQPQRRSDSCLDSITDARTQIELTIADSPSLRDYPASQLSTSYERARRQAAEQTGLPLSTFPDTCPYSPEMVLTQNWLPATDT, from the coding sequence ATGAAGCAGCAGTACGACCAAGACTACAGTGCGTGGATTGCAGAAACAGTGGCATTATTGCGAGAAGGACGATGGCAAGAGTTGGATCTGCCCCATCTCATTGCTGAGGTAGAGGACTTGGGCAAAAGTGAACGGCGTGCCATCAATAGCCAGTTAACTCGTCTGCTGCTACACCTCTTAAAGTGGCAATATCAACCCCAACGCCGCTCCGATAGTTGTTTGGATTCGATCACGGATGCCCGCACTCAAATTGAGCTAACCATAGCTGATAGTCCTAGCTTGCGGGATTATCCAGCCAGCCAACTTTCCACAAGCTATGAACGTGCTCGCCGCCAAGCAGCAGAGCAAACGGGTTTACCACTGAGCACCTTTCCTGACACCTGTCCTTATTCCCCAGAGATGGTTTTGACCCAGAATTGGCTCCCTGCAACCGACACTTAG
- a CDS encoding DUF2062 domain-containing protein → MMRLSFPQPSRQPRWLHSWRRSLRYHYLRLMRSHSSTESIARGLGAGVFAGMLPLFGGQMLIAVTVALLVRGNKPLAALATWVSNPFTYVPLFWFNFQVGWWLMGQPSLSFGEWQSWEKLLAQGGQMAMILIFGSVWVGVIAGLLTYALCLRLLPTLRQRFRRRSAMAAVSFLNRPQP, encoded by the coding sequence ATGATGCGGTTGTCTTTTCCTCAGCCTTCTCGACAGCCCCGTTGGCTCCATTCTTGGCGACGATCGCTCCGCTATCACTATTTACGCCTGATGCGCTCCCACAGTAGTACCGAGAGTATTGCCCGTGGTCTCGGGGCAGGGGTCTTTGCGGGGATGCTCCCCCTCTTTGGTGGTCAGATGCTCATTGCCGTCACAGTAGCGCTCCTCGTGCGCGGAAATAAACCCTTGGCTGCCCTTGCCACTTGGGTGAGCAATCCCTTTACCTATGTGCCCTTGTTTTGGTTTAACTTTCAGGTGGGCTGGTGGCTGATGGGACAACCCTCCCTGTCCTTTGGCGAATGGCAATCTTGGGAAAAGCTTCTCGCACAGGGGGGGCAAATGGCCATGATTCTAATTTTTGGCAGTGTTTGGGTGGGCGTGATTGCCGGACTCCTCACTTACGCTCTGTGCTTGCGGCTGCTACCCACCCTGCGGCAACGCTTTCGGCGGCGCTCTGCTATGGCTGCTGTAAGTTTTCTAAACCGGCCACAACCTTAG